A region of Vicia villosa cultivar HV-30 ecotype Madison, WI unplaced genomic scaffold, Vvil1.0 ctg.000986F_1_1, whole genome shotgun sequence DNA encodes the following proteins:
- the LOC131632682 gene encoding uncharacterized protein LOC131632682 → MASWSAENAIKAYLSTLKMDEKAKEPSVAEFISALAAGNNAQLMVVASAAAADSTTLALIAAANQTNGNVICIVPNNQDLIASKNFLGADSNKVKFMIGKGAQELDVLNKADFVVIDCNLVNHEELVKLVQTGDGNKQKGVVVVGYNAFGCKGSWRTCGTKTQLLPIGEGLLVTRFEENNAIRHKYGSGMNKSVRSRWIVKVDKCTGEEHVFRVRLSQGVI, encoded by the exons ATGGCTTCTTGGTCTGCAGAAAATGCCATCAAAGCCTATCTCAGCACTTTGAAAATG GATGAAAAGGCTAAAGAACCATCTGTTGCCGAATTTATATCAGCATTAGCAGCTGGAAATAATGCACAATTAATGGTTGTTGCTTCTGCTGCTGCAGCAGATTCAACAACACTTGCACTAATTGCTGCTGCTAATCAAACTAACGGAAATGTAATATGCATTGTACCTAACAATCAAGATCTAATTGCATCCAAGAATTTCCTAGGAGCAGATTCTAATAAAGTGAAGTTCATGATTGGAAAAGGAGCACAAGAATTAGATGTATTAAACAAAGCTGATTTTGTGGTAATTGATTGTAATCTTGTGAACCATGAAGAGCTTGTGAAATTAGTCCAAACTGGTGATGGTAATAAGCAAAAGGGTGTAGTTGTTGTTGGTTACAATGCATTTGGTTGTAAAGGGTCTTGGAGAACATGTGGAACCAAAACTCAATTGCTTCCTATTGGTGAAGGATTACTGGTGACAAGATTTGAAGAAAACAATGCTATTAGACATAAATATGGATCTGGAATGAATAAGAGTGTTCGAAGTCGGTGGATTGTGAAGGTTGATAAATGTACCGGTGAAGAACATGTTTTTAGAGTTAGACTTTCACAAGGAGTGATTTAG